A genomic window from bacterium includes:
- a CDS encoding MBL fold metallo-hydrolase has product MDIRLTFLGAAGNVTGSRYLVEAGGKRVYVDCGMFQEWRFKARNWQPDLVAPADIDAVVLTHGHLDHCGLLPKLVRDGFTGRIHCTAATADIAMIVMEDAGSIQEEDARNKRKRHRREGRSGPHPEEPLYTHRDALAVRKRLTKAAFGAPVRVADGIELELTGAGHILGAASVILRLGEGGSRRTLVFSGDLGPWDMPILEDPRPPALADYLVIESTYGDKDHDPPREVPEALARVVLETSAAGGNLVIPSFSVERTQDLLYHLNQLRQAGRLPDLPVFVDSPMAIRVTEVFARHPELFDEEARVLLREGRHLSDFPGLRLCRTREESQAINFQKRPAIIIAGSGMCTSGRIKYHLEHNLGRSESTVLFIGYQASGTLGRDILNGAPEVRLFGAMRPVRARVAEIHGFSAHAGRGELLRWARALGEKPRHVFVTHGEPETAAAFAESLRRECGYEASVPAYLDSAALT; this is encoded by the coding sequence GTGGACATCCGACTGACCTTCCTGGGCGCCGCCGGCAACGTCACCGGCTCGCGCTACCTCGTCGAGGCCGGCGGCAAGCGCGTCTACGTGGACTGCGGCATGTTCCAGGAGTGGCGCTTCAAGGCGCGCAACTGGCAGCCGGACCTCGTCGCGCCCGCGGACATCGACGCGGTGGTCCTGACCCACGGCCACCTCGACCACTGCGGCCTGCTGCCGAAGCTGGTGCGCGACGGCTTCACGGGCCGCATCCACTGCACCGCGGCGACGGCCGACATCGCCATGATCGTCATGGAGGACGCGGGCTCGATCCAGGAAGAGGACGCCCGCAACAAGCGCAAGCGGCACCGGCGCGAGGGCCGCAGCGGGCCGCACCCCGAGGAACCTCTCTACACGCACCGCGACGCCCTCGCCGTCCGCAAGCGCCTGACGAAGGCCGCCTTCGGCGCCCCGGTGCGGGTGGCCGACGGGATCGAGCTGGAATTGACGGGCGCCGGCCACATCCTGGGCGCCGCCTCGGTGATCCTGCGCCTGGGCGAAGGCGGGAGCCGGCGGACGCTGGTCTTCTCGGGCGACCTCGGCCCCTGGGACATGCCCATCCTCGAGGACCCGCGGCCGCCGGCCCTCGCCGACTACCTGGTGATCGAATCGACCTACGGGGACAAGGACCACGACCCGCCGCGGGAGGTGCCCGAGGCGCTGGCCCGCGTGGTCCTCGAAACCTCGGCCGCGGGCGGCAACCTGGTGATCCCGAGCTTCTCGGTCGAGCGCACCCAGGACCTGCTCTACCACCTGAACCAGCTGCGACAGGCGGGCCGTCTGCCCGACCTGCCCGTCTTCGTGGACAGCCCGATGGCCATCAGGGTCACCGAGGTCTTCGCGCGCCACCCCGAGCTCTTCGACGAGGAGGCCCGCGTCCTGCTGCGCGAGGGGCGGCACCTGAGCGACTTCCCGGGCCTGCGGCTCTGCCGCACCCGCGAGGAGTCCCAGGCGATCAACTTCCAGAAGCGGCCGGCGATCATCATCGCCGGGTCGGGCATGTGCACCAGCGGCCGCATCAAGTACCACCTCGAGCACAACCTGGGTCGGTCCGAGAGCACGGTGCTGTTCATCGGCTACCAGGCGTCCGGCACCCTGGGCCGCGACATCCTGAACGGCGCGCCCGAGGTGCGCCTGTTCGGCGCGATGCGGCCGGTGCGGGCGCGGGTGGCCGAGATCCACGGGTTCTCGGCCCACGCCGGGCGCGGCGAGCTGCTGCGCTGGGCGCGCGCGCTGGGCGAGAAGCCCCGGCACGTCTTCGTCACCCACGGCGAACCCGAGACCGCCGCCGCCTTCGCCGAGTCCCTGCGCCGCGAGTGCGGATACGAGGCGTCGGTGCCGGCGTACCTCGACAGCGCGGCCCTCACCTGA